From the Variovorax paradoxus genome, the window ACGTGCTCGATGCCCAGCGCTTCCAGGCGCACGCGCAGCGGCTTGGAGTCGCGTCCGGTGATCACCGCCGGCACGATGCCCGCCTTGCGCAGCAGCTTCAGGCCGTAGCCGTCGAGGATGCTGAAGCGCTTGAGCGTTTCGCCATGCTCGGTGAAGTACACGCCGCCGTCGGTCAGCACGCCGTCGATGTCGAAGAAGACGATGCGCACGTCCTGTGCGGCGAGCAGGGTTTCGGCCTGGAACTCGAGGGGCATCAGATGACCTTCGCGCGCATCAGGTCGTTGGTGTTGATCGCGCCGACGATCAGTCCTTCGCCGTCGATCACGAACAGGCGGGTGATGCCGCATTGCTCCATCAGCTCGGCGGCTTCCACGGCCAACGCGTCCACGCGGATGGTGCGCGGGTTGCGGTGCATCACCTCGGCGGCTCTGGGCGTGCGCAGGTCGGCGCCGGCCTCGATCAGGCGGCGCAGGTCGCCGTCGGTGAAGATGCCCGCGGCACGGCCGTCGGCTCCCACCACTGCCGCAGCACCGAAGCCCTTGTTGCTCATGGCGCGCATCAGCTCGCCGATGTTGGCGTCGGGCGCCACGCGGGGCACGTCGTCGCCAGAGCGCATGACGTCGCTCACGTGCGTGAGCAGCTTGCGTCCGAGCGCGCCGCCCGGGTGCGAACGCGCGAAGTCCTCAGACCCGAAGCCGCGCGCATCGAGCAGCGCGACGGCCAGTGCGTCGCCCATCGCCATCTGGGCGGTGGTGCTGGCGGTGGGAGCGAGGTTGAGAGGGCAGGCTTCCTTGGAAACGCCGGCGTCGATCACGATGTCCGCATGGCGTGCGAGCGTGGACTCGGGGCGCCCGGTCATGGCGATCAGCGGAACGCCCTGGCGCTTGACGACCGGCAGGATGGCGGTGAGCTCGTCGACCTCGCCGCTGTTGGAGATGGCCAGCACCAGGTCGACCGACTTGATCATGCCGAGGTCGCCGTGGCTGGCCTCGGCCGGGTGCACGAACATCGCGGGCGTGCCGGTGGAGGCGAGGGTGGCGGCGATCTTGCGGCCGACGTGGCCGCTCTTGCCCATGCCCATCACGACCACGCGGCCGCGCACCTCGAGGATCCTGCGCACGGCATCGACGAAGCTCGGCCCGACGCGGGCCTTCAGGCCGATGACGGCTTCGGCTTCGACGTCGAAGGTGAGGCGTGCCCGAGCGAGGATGGCGTCGGGGTCGACCACGGGGGCCGGTGCGGGGCGGGAACTCATCGGCCGATTTTACGGGCCGGGCCACGCGAGGGCATCCCAAGTCCCGGGGAAGGCCGGGGCACGGACATTGCTCTAGCATGCGCGCCTATGTCGTCGTTCGATCTCACGCTCCTGTATCTGCTTGCCGCGGTGATCGGCGTCGTTGCCTGCCGTTCCCTGAAGCTGCCGCCGATGCTCGGCTACCTGTCGGCCGGCGTGCTCATCGGCCCGCATGCCTTCGCGCTCGCACAGAACACCGAGGGCATCCAGCACCTGGGCGAGTTCGGCGTGGTGTTCCTCATGTTCGTGATCGGGCTGGAGTTCAGCCTGCCCAAGCTGCGCGCGATGCGCAAGCACGTGTTCGGGCTCGGGCTGCTGCAGGTTCTCTTGACCATGACCATCGCCACCATCGGCGCGCTGGTCATCGCACGGTGGCTGCCGGCGTCGTGGCGGCTCGGCTGGCAGACCGCGCTGGCGCTGTCGGGCGCGCTCACCATGAGCAGCACCGCCATCGTGGTCAAGCTGATGGCCGAGCGCCTCGAACTCGAGAGCGAGCACGGCAAGCGCGTGATGGGCGTGCTGCTGTTCCAGGATCTGGCCGTGGTGCCGCTGCTGGTGCTGATCCCCGCGCTGGGCGCACCGCCCGAGGCGCTGGCCAAGGCGCTGGGCCTCGCGCTGCTGAAGGCGAGCTTCCTGATCGGCGTGCTGCTGTACGGCGGCCCGCGCGTGATGCGCTGGTGGCTCACGCTGGTGGCGCGGCGCCGCAGCGAGGAACTGTTCATTCTCAACGTGCTGCTGATCACACTGGGCCTGGCGTGGCTCACCGAGCTGGCCGGCCTGAGCCTGGCCCTCGGCGCGTTCATCGCGGGCATGCTGGTGTCGGAGACCGAATACAAGCACCAGGTCGAGACCGACATCCGCCCCTTCCACGACGTGCTGCTGGGCCTGTTCTTCATCACGGTGGGCATGTCGCTCGACTGGCACATCGTGGTCGAGCGCTGGGCGCTGGTGGGCGTGCTGCTGCTGGTGCCGCTGGCCTTCAAGCTCGCGCTGGTGACGGTGCTGGCGAAGGTGCTGGGCGCCACGTCGGGCGTGTCGCTGCGCACCGGCCTGTACCTGGCGCAGGCCGGCGAGTTCGGCTTCGTGCTGCTGACGCTGGCGCAGGAGCGCAGCCTGCTGCCGCCATGGCTGGCCAACCCGGTGCTGGCCTCGATGGTGCTGTCGATGCTGGCGACGCCGTTCATCATCATGTACAGCAACGCCATCGTGCGAAAGCTCGTGGCCAGCGACTGGCTGCAGCAGTCGCTGCAGATGACGACCATCGCGCGCAAGACCATCAACACCGCGCAGCACGTGATCATCTGCGGCTACGGGCGCTGCGGCCAGAACCTCGCGCGCATCCTCGAGCGCGAGGGCATCCCCTACATGGCGCTAGACCTCGACCCCGACCGCGTGCGCCAGGCCGCCGCGGCCGGCGACTCGGTGGTGTTCGGCGACGCGGCGCGGCTGCAGGCGCTGATGGCCGCCGGTCTGGCGCGCGCCAGCGCGGTGGTCGTCACCTACCTCGACGTGCCCGGCGCCATGAAGGTGCTGGCCAACACCCGCGCCCATGCGGCCCACGTGCCGGTGATCGTGCGCACGCAGGACGACCACGACCTCGAGAAGCTGCAGGCGGCCGGCGCGACCGAGGTGGTGCCCGAGGCCATCGAGGGTTCGCTGATGCTCGCCAGCCATGCGCTGGCGCTGGTCGGCGTGCCGATGCGCCGCGTGATCCGTGTGGTGCAGGACCAGCGCGACGCCCGCTACAACCTGCTGCGCGGCTACTTTCATGGCGCCGACGACGACAACGCCGACGAGATCGATCACGAGCGACTCAACAGCTTCACCCTGAATGCCGGCGCCCGTGCGATCGGCCAGACGTTGGAACGGATGGCCCTGCACACGCTGGGCGTGCGGGTGGCCAGCCTGCGCCGGCACGACGGCCAGCCGCGCACGCCGGCCGAAGACACGGTGCTCTCGGATGGCGACACGCTGGTTCTGTCCGGCAAGCCCGCCGCGCTGGCAAAGGCGGTCGAGAAGCTGCAGCGAGGCTGAGCGCGCGCGCGTCTTATGGCGCGACACGAAGCCGTGCGGCCGCGCCCGCGCGGGATCAGTTCACCAGGGTCGGGTTGCGCTTTTCTTCTTCGAGCCGTTGCTGGCGGCGCACCGCTTCGCATTGCGCGTGCGACCTGAACTCCGGCTTCAGGCATTGGGCGGCCATGCACTGCGCTTTGGCGATGAAGTTGCGGTCGCCGCACTGGCCCGCGGGTTCGGCCGGTGCAGCGGGAGCCGGCGGCGGCGGCGCAACCGCTGCCACGGGCGCGGCAGGCTCGGGTGCGCTGGGTGCAGGCGCGGCAGGCGTGGCCTGCTTGCGCGCCTTCGCAGCGGCGGGCTTGGCCACCGCTGCAGCGGGCGCAACCGGCGCCGGTTCCGCCGGCTGCGCGGATGCGGCAGATTGAGGCTCGGGCACGGCGGGCGCCGCATCGGCGGCCGGCGCGGACTCGGCGAAGGAAGGCGCGGTGGGCGCTGCCGGCGCCTGCGGCTGGACAACCGGGGCGACAGGCGCGACAGACGCAGTTTCGTCGGCCGCCGCGGTCGCCTTGCTGCGCGTGCCGTAGCCGTACCAGCCCGCGACGATCATCCCCACCGCGACCACCAGCAGGCCCACCCACAGCAGGATCACGCGCTTGCGAGGCGGCCGCGGCTCGACCGGCACGGCGCGGCGTGTACGGGTTCGCGTCTTCTTTCGCTCGGACTTTTCGGCGCGCATGTCGTCGCCCGTGGCCGGTGCGGCGCGGCGCGACGACGAGGGCGGCAGCTCGTCGTCGTCATGCACCATGAACACGGTCTGTTCGTCGTCCTCGTCGCGCGGCCCGCCGCCCAGCCGTCCGAAGAACGACGGCCGCGCGGGCGCACGGAACCGGCCGCGGGCTGGCGCGGGCGCCGGTGGCGGCCTGCCCGCATCGAACAGCGGGGCCGGAATGGTCGGCGCGCGCAACTGGGCCGGCGCGGTGGTGGCCCATTCGCGTTCGGGGCTCGGTGGCGGAGGAATCCGATCGGCCGTGGCGGACAGTGCGACGCCGCAATCCCGGCAGAAGTTGGCGGCATCGCGGTTTTCCGCGCTGCAGACCGGACAGATCAAGGCCATGGCTTACTGACTACTCTCGGGATCCAAGGGGAAAACGGTAGGCCGATGGCGTGCATGGCCGCATCTGCAGGGTCTGGAACTTCTGGCTGGGGAGGACAGCGCGGCCCGCTTCAGGTCACCGCGACGCGCTTGGAGCGGTGCGCCATGCGCTTGGCGATCACGCCGCCGAGGGCCAGCGAGATCTCGAGCGCCATGTTCGGCTGGCGGTTCGACATTTCCACGAAGCGCACCGAAGTGAGGCGCCAGACGCGTCCGGCACCGGTGACCACCACGTTGGCCGAATGCGGCAGGCGGGAGAAGAACGCGCCTTCGCCGACCACCGAGCCGGACGTGAGCACGGCGAGCTTCATCTGCTCCTTGCTGCTGACGCGGTGCACGCTGATCGCGCCGCTCTCGATGAAGAAGACCGAACGGTCGGGCGTGCCCTGCTCGATCAGCACGTCGCCGATGCTGGTGTCGATCGGCTGCAGGTAGCCGGCCAGGGTCTCCCATTGCTGCACGGTGAACGTCAACGCGAAAGCGTCGCTGCTCAGGTTCTCCGCGATGGCGCGGCTCAGGTTCTGGATGGACATGTTTTTCTCGACCCCCGCATGTGTGCCGAAGTATCCGCGAAGCCCGCAAGGTTCGGCTACAAATGTTTACGGATTTGCGCGCGGCTGTCGCTATTTCCCAATGCAGAAGCGCGAAAAGATGACGCCCAGCAGGTCGTCCGCGCCGAACTCGCCGGTGATTTCGTTCAGCGCGTTCTGCGCCAGCCGCAGCTCCTCCGCCAGCAGGTCGAGCAACTGGGCCTGCGCCGCGAGATGGCTGGCGGCCAGAGCGAGGTGGCCGTCGACCTGGGCCAGCGCCTGGACATGGCGCGCGCGGGCCAGGTACACGCCCTCGGGCACGGACTGCCAGCCGGCCATGGCCAGCAGTTCCTCGCGCAGCGCCTCGATGCCCAGCCCGGTCCTGGCGGACAGCGCAATGCCCGCGCCGGGGGCGGCATCGGGCGCTGCGTCCTGCTTGTTCCAGACATCGAGCACCGGCACGCTCGCCGGCAGCTTGCCCTGGAGGCCACGCAGGATCTCGGCATCGGCGGCAGCGTAGTCGGCCTGGCCGGCGCGCGTGAGGTCGTGCAGGAACAGCACGGCATCGGCGCTTTCGATCTGCCCCCAGGCACGCGCCACGCCGATCTGCTCGACCTCGTCGCTGCTCTCGCGCAGGCCGGCGGTGTCGGCCACGTGCAGCGGCACGCCGTGGATCTGGATGGTCTGCGAGACCACGTCGCGCGTGGTGCCCGCCACCGCGCTGACGATGGCGAGTTCCGCGCCGGCCAATGCATTGAGCAGCGAGCTCTTGCCCGCGTTGGGCTGCCCCGCGATCACCACCTTGATGCCTTCGCGCAGCAGCGCGCCCTGGCGCGCGCGCTGCTGCACGGCCGCCAGTTGCGACTGCAGCTTCGCCAATTGGCCGGCGGCGTCGGCCTTCTGCAGGAAATCGATTTCTTCCTCGGGAAAGTCGAGCGTGGCTTCGACCAGCATGCGCAGGTGGATCAGCGCGTCGCGCAGCGTGTGGATCTCGCGCGAGAACGCGCCCGACAGCGAGCGCCCGGCGCTGCGCGCGGCCGCTTCGGTGCTGGCGTCGATCAGGTCGGCGATCGCCTCGGCCTGCGCCAGGTCTATCTTGCCGTTGAGAAAGGCCCGCTGGCTGAATTCGCCGGGCTCGGCCACCCGCAGGCCCGGCAGGCGCGCCCGCCCGGTGACCGGGTCGGGCTCGGCCGCGGCCTCGAGGCAGCGCGCCAGCAACAGTTGCAGCACGACAGCGCCGCCATGGGCTTGCAGCTCGAGCACGTCCTCGCCGGTGAAGGAGTTCGGCGACGGGAAATGGATGGCCAGGCCGTGGTCGACCGGCTCGCCGTCGGCATCGCGAAAGGGCAGGTAGGTGGCCTCGCGCGGCTTGAGCACGCGGCCGCAGAGTGCGTCGATCAGCGGGGCCAGCCGGGCGCCCGACACGCGCACGATGCCGACGGCCCCACGTCCCGAGGCGGTGGCGATGGCGACGATGGGGTCGGAGGTGCGGGCAAGCATGGTGCGGATTCTTTCAGCAAAAAGGGCCGCTTTCGCGGCCCTTCTCAGGATGGCAGGGCAGCCTGGTGGCTGCGCTGTTCTGCCTTGTTACTTCGTGCCGAGCACGCCCAGGCGCTTGTTGATGAACCACTGCTGCGCGATCGACAGCACGTTGTTGGTGATCCAGTACAGCACCAGACCGGCCGGGAAGAAGATGAACATCACGCTGAACGCGAGCGGCATGATCCACATCAGCTTGGCCTGCATCGGGTCCGGCGGCGTCGGGTTGAGCCAGGTCTGGAACAGCGAGGTCGCCGTCATGACGATCGGCAGGATGTACCAGGGGTCCGGTGCCGACAGGTCGGTGATCCAGCCGATCCACGGCGCGTGGCGCATCTCGACGGACGACAGCAGCACCCAGTACAGCGCGATGAACACCGGGATCTGGATCACGATGGGGAAGCAGCCGCCCATCGGATTGACCTTCTCGGTCTTGTAGATCCGCATCATTTCCTGCTGCATCTCCTGCGGCTTGTCCTTCAGCCGCTCGCGCATCTCCATGATCTTCGGGTTGATGGCCTTCATCTTGGCCATGCTGGCGTAGGCCTTGGCGTTGAGCCAGTAGAAGGCCGCCTTCAGCAGCACCACGAGCGCCACGATCGACCAGCCCCAGTTGCCGATCAGGCCATGCAGCTGGTTCAGCAGCCAGTACAGCGGCTTGGAGATGATCGCGAAGATGCCGTAGTCCTTCACCAGGTCCAGGCCGGGGGCGATGGCTTCGAGCTTCTTTTCTTCCTCGGGGCCGGCGAACAGCGTGCTGTTCACGACCTGCGTCGCGCCGGGGGCGATCTTGGGCAGCGTGGCCACCATGGCAACGGTGAACAGGTTCTCGCCCAGGTCCTTCACGCGGAACTCGCGGCGCAGCTGGTCGCTGACCGGGTCGCCCTTGAGCAACCAGGCCGACACGAAGTAATGCTGCACCATGGCCACCCAGCCGTCGTTGGCCGGCGGTGGCGGTTCGATCTTGCCCTTGGCGATGTCCTTGAAGTCGAGCTTGTGGAACTTCTTCTCGTTGGTGTACGCGGCCGGTCCGGTGAAGGTGTTCGTGCCGAACATGGTGCCGGCGGCCACGGTGCCGTGGCGCAGCAGTTGCATGTAGAGCTGCGCCTCGCGCGGCTGGTCGCTGGTGTTGACCACTTCGTGGCGCACGCCGATGGCGTAGTCGCCGCGGTGGAACACATAGGTCTTGATGTACTTCAGGCCGCCGACGGGCGCGCTTTCGAAGCTCACCTCGAGCGTGTTCTGGCCGTCGGCCATCTCGCGCGGACCGGCCTTCGGCGTCATCGGCGTCAGGTGGTTGGGAAAGCGCTCACCAGTGTCGACCGTGTTCAGCAGGCCGGTCTGGGCGACGTAGCGGGTGGCGGGAGAGCCGTTCTCGAACAGCACCACGTGCTTGGTGCGGTCGGCTTCGTCGTACTTCAGCAGTTCGAGGTAGTTGACCGTGCCGCCTTCGCTGTCGATGGTCGCCTTGAACAGGTCGGTGGTCACGTTGACCTGCTCGCGCGGCGCGGCCGCTGCGGCTTGAGTGGGCACCGCACCCGCGCTGCCGCCTCCGGATGCGGTGGGCACGCCGTTGCTGGCGGCCGGCGCATTGGCGGGAGCCGCAGCCGTGGCGGCGGGTTTGCTCGACGGCAGGAAGGTCGGCTTGTTGCCGTTGAAGACCTGCCATTGGTCCCACAGCAGCACCAGCGAGAACCCAAAAATCACCCACAGTATCGTGCGGCGGATATCGTTCATGACGAAGACTTCTTGTCGGAGGAGAGAAGAGACGAAAACAGCGATCCTGACTTGTCAGTGCGACGCTGTGATTTCGGCGGAACCGGATCGTGCCCGCCATCGCACCAGGGCTGGCAGCGCGCGATGCGATGCAGCGTGAGGTAGCTGCCCTTGAGCGCACCGTGCACCTCGAGCGCCTCGATCGAATACACCGAGCAGGTCGGCGTGAAGCGGCACGACTGGCCGAGCCAGGGGCTCAGCAGCAGGCGGTAGCCCTTCACGAAGCCGATCAGCAGGCGTTTCATGGCGAGGATGAAGAGGAAGGCGCCGGGGAGGACGGGCGAGCAGGCCGCGCGGCACGCTCCAGCAACTGCTGGAGTTCGGCGCGCACCGCGCCCTTGAGCTTGTCCGAGGTGGCGCTCACGAATTCCTTGCGGTCGAACCCGGCGCGCAGACGCACCACGTGCGCAGCACGTGGCAAGGCGCCGCCCACGGCAGCGCTCACCGAGTAGATCTGGCGCTTGATGGCATTGCGCGTGACCGCGCGACGTGCCCAGCGCTTGGGCACCATGGCACCCAGCCAGACATCGTCGGACGCGAACAGCGGCTGTGCGCTCGATGCGAGATCGAGCGCACAGCGGTGCAATGCGAAATGAGCAGTGCGCGCCACGGTGGCACCTGCGAGGACGGCCTGAAATTGCGCGCGGGATTTGAGCCGCTGCATGGAAGCCGGGCCGTGCACGTCAAGGCCGGACGAACCGGAAGCGCTGGCTGCGGGCGCCTGCGCTGACGTGTCGGCTGCGGGCAACGGCAGGTGGGCTGCCGTCAGACGGCCAGGCGCTTGCGGCCCTTGGCGCGGCGTGCGTTGATGACGGCACGGCCGCCGCGGGTCTTCATGCGGACCAGGAAGCCGTGGGTACGGGCGCGGCGGACTTTGGATGCTTGGTAAGTGCGTTTCATGGTGATTTCCTAATTCCCTGTTCGCGCCGGCTCTTCGTGCGGAAAGCATGAGGAACCTGCGGGGCGCCGGGGGAGCGGTATTGGGTTGGACCCAGGGGTAACCCCTGAACTCCTACTCCGAGCGCCAATGAAGAACGCAAAGAGGTTTTCAGGGAAACCCGCAATTATCGCAAACATTGGCCGCCGGAACAATCTTCGACTGGATTTGCGGGCCTTTCGTCGCCATCGACAGCGTGTGGATAAGGTTTTGACAAGTTAGAATGCCCGGTGCCTTCCAGCAGAGAATATCCACAATACCTATACCAAGAAATGCCCGAAGGTCTCTTCACTTTTCCAAGCGTCCATGTCCACTGACGGCATCGGCGAAAGTCTCTGGCAAGCCTGCGTCGACCAGCTCGCGCAGGAGTTGTCCGAGCAGCAGTTCAACACCTGGATCAAGCCCCTGAACGCACAGGTCGCCGACGACCTGTCGCGCATGACCGTGTTCGTCGCCAACCGGTTCAAGCTCGATTGGATCCGGGCCCAGTACGCCGGCAAGATCGCCGCCATGGCGGAGAAGATGTACGGCCAGCCGGTCGCCATCGAGTTAGCGCTTGCTCCTCGCGAAGTGCCCGTGCGCACTGCGCCTGTGGCGGTCATGACCGAAACCGACGTGCCGCGCGACGTGGCCGGTCCGGGCGAGGAGCCCGCTGCCGCGGGCTTCAAGAACCGGCTGAATTCCGGTCTCACCTTCGACACCCTGGTCGAGGGCACGGCCAATCGCATGGCGCGCGCCGCGGCCATGCACGTGGCCGGCATGCCAGGCCATCTTTACAACCCGCTTTTCATCTACGGAGGCGTCGGCCTGGGCAAGACCCACCTGATGCATGCTGTGGGCAACCGGCTGCTGGCCGACAAGCCGGATTCCAAAGTTCTCTACATCCACGCCGAGCAGTTCGTGTCGGATGTGGTCAAGGCGTACCAGCGCAAGACTTTCGACGAGTTCAAGGAGCGCTATCACTCGCTCGATCTGTTGCTGATCGACGATGTGCAGTTCTTTGCCAACAAGGACCGGACGCAGGAAGAATTCTTCAACGCGTTCGAGGCCCTGCTGGCCAAGAAGTCGCACATCGTGATGACCAGCGACACCTACCCGAAGGGCCTGGCGGACATCCACGAGCGCCTGGTGTCGCGCTTCGACTCCGGCCTCACGGTCGCCATCGAGCCGCCCGAGCTCGAGATGCGCGTGGCCATCCTGATCAACAAGGCGCGCGCCGAATCGGCCGAGATGCCCGAGGAAGTGGCCTTCTTCGTTGCGAAGAACGTACGCTCCAACGTGCGCGAGCTCGAAGGCGCGCTGCGCAAGATCCTGGCGTACTCGCGCTTCAACCAGAAGGAGATCTCGATCGCCCTGGCGCGCGAGGCGCTGCGCGACCTGCTGTCGATCCAGAACCGCCAGATCTCGGTCGAGAATATCCAGAAGACGGTGGCCGACTACTACAAGATCAAGGTCGCCGACATGTACAGCAAGAAGCGCCCGGCCAGCATCGCGCGGCCGCGGCAGATCGCGATGTACCTGGCCAAGGAACTCACGCAGAAGAGCCTGCCGGAAATCGGCGAGCTGTTCGGCGGACGCGACCACACGACGGTACTGCACGCGGTGCGCAAGATTTCGGGCGAGCGCCAGCAGCTCACCGAACTCAACCAGCAGCTCCACGTGCTCGAACAAACGCTCAAGGGCTGAAGAAGAAGCCGGATGTCGTCGAGGGTGGCCGTCGCGACAGCGGAGAATGGCGCCCTTACAAGCTGATTCAAAGAGATAGAGAAGAGGAAGAAGACATGATCGTTTTGAAGGCAAACCAAGACAAAGTCCTCGCCGCGCTGCAGTCGGTGGCGGGCATCGTGGAGCGGCGTCACACCTTGCCTATCCTGGCGAACGTGCTGATTCGCAAGACCGGCGGCCAGCTGCAGCTGACCACCAGCGACCTCGAGATCCAGATCCGCACCACCGCCGAACTCGGCGGCGACGAAGGCAACTTCACCACCACCATCGGCGCGCGCAAGCTCATCGACATCCTGCGCACCATGCCGGCCGACCAGACCGTGAGCCTCGAGTCGAGCGCCAGCAAGCTGGTGCTCAAGGGCGGCAAGAGCCGCTTCACGCTGCAGTCGCTGCCCGCCGAAGACTTCCCGCTGGTGCAGGAAGCCGCCAACTTCGGGCCGGTGTTCAGCGTGCCGCAGAAGACGCTGAAGGACCTGCTCTCGCAGGTCTCGTTCGCGATGGCCGTGCACGACATCCGCTACTACCTCAACGGCATCCTGTTCGTGGCCGAAGGCAAGCAGCTGAGCCTGGTGGCCACCGACGGCCACCGCCTGGCGTTCTCGTCGGCCACGCTCGACGTCGAAGTGCCGCGCCAGGAAGTCATCCTGCCGCGCAAGACCGTGCTCGAGATGCAGCGCCTGCTGTCCGACGCCGAAGGCGCCATCGAGATGCAGTTCGCGAACAACCAGGCCAAGTTCAGCTTCGGCGGCATGGAGTTCGTCACCAAGCTGGTCGAGGGCAAGTTCCCCGACTACAACCGCGTCATTCCGAAGAACCACAAGAACACGGTCACGCTGGGCCGCGCGCCGCTGCTGGCCAGCCTGCAGCGCACCGCCATCCTGACCAGCGAGAAGTTCAAGGGCGTGCGACTGAACATCGAACCGGGGACGCTGCGCATCGCGTCGAACAACGCCGAGCAGGAAGAAGCCCAGGACGAACTCGACATCGACTACGGTGGCGACTCCATCGAGATCGGCTTCAACGTGACCTACCTGATCGACGCGCTCTCGAACATGGACCAAGACATGGTCAAGCTCGACCTGGCCGACTCCAACAGCTCGGCGCTGCTGACCATTCCCGAGAACGCATCCTTCAAGTACGTCGTCATGCCGATGCGGATCTGACGAGTCAGACAACACAGCGCCTTGCGCACACGACCCGCGGCCCTCCGCGGGTTTGCGCTTTCAAGAGGCGGTGAAACGAGTTCTTGAGAGCCCGAAAAATCACGCCGACGGCGTGAGAGACAGAGGAATATCCGAATGAGTGCTGAAGAAAACAAGCCTGAAGTCCCGCACACCGAGCCGGTCTACACCCCGGAGGTCCAGGTCGTGCCGCCCGAGGTCATCGCCGCCGCCGACACCAGCTACGGCGAAGGCTCGATCACGATCCTCGAAGGGCTTGAAGCCGTGCGCAAGCGCCCGGGGATGTACATCGGCGACACCTCCGACGGCACGGGCCTGCATCACCTGGTGTTCGAGGTCGTGGACAACTCCATCGACGAGGCGCTCGCGGGCCACTGCGACGACATCGTGGTGACCATCCACACCGACAACTCCATCAGCGTCACCGACAACGGCCGCGGCATTCCCACCGGCGTGAAGATGGACGACA encodes:
- the dnaA gene encoding chromosomal replication initiator protein DnaA — its product is MSTDGIGESLWQACVDQLAQELSEQQFNTWIKPLNAQVADDLSRMTVFVANRFKLDWIRAQYAGKIAAMAEKMYGQPVAIELALAPREVPVRTAPVAVMTETDVPRDVAGPGEEPAAAGFKNRLNSGLTFDTLVEGTANRMARAAAMHVAGMPGHLYNPLFIYGGVGLGKTHLMHAVGNRLLADKPDSKVLYIHAEQFVSDVVKAYQRKTFDEFKERYHSLDLLLIDDVQFFANKDRTQEEFFNAFEALLAKKSHIVMTSDTYPKGLADIHERLVSRFDSGLTVAIEPPELEMRVAILINKARAESAEMPEEVAFFVAKNVRSNVRELEGALRKILAYSRFNQKEISIALAREALRDLLSIQNRQISVENIQKTVADYYKIKVADMYSKKRPASIARPRQIAMYLAKELTQKSLPEIGELFGGRDHTTVLHAVRKISGERQQLTELNQQLHVLEQTLKG
- the dnaN gene encoding DNA polymerase III subunit beta yields the protein MIVLKANQDKVLAALQSVAGIVERRHTLPILANVLIRKTGGQLQLTTSDLEIQIRTTAELGGDEGNFTTTIGARKLIDILRTMPADQTVSLESSASKLVLKGGKSRFTLQSLPAEDFPLVQEAANFGPVFSVPQKTLKDLLSQVSFAMAVHDIRYYLNGILFVAEGKQLSLVATDGHRLAFSSATLDVEVPRQEVILPRKTVLEMQRLLSDAEGAIEMQFANNQAKFSFGGMEFVTKLVEGKFPDYNRVIPKNHKNTVTLGRAPLLASLQRTAILTSEKFKGVRLNIEPGTLRIASNNAEQEEAQDELDIDYGGDSIEIGFNVTYLIDALSNMDQDMVKLDLADSNSSALLTIPENASFKYVVMPMRI